A part of Cytobacillus sp. IB215665 genomic DNA contains:
- a CDS encoding helix-turn-helix transcriptional regulator → MNGIHCRLNEILEELDLSLYRIALDSGIRKSTISDLVNNRMKGIRMSTLFELIQTLNQFATEKGIDKKYDVGDLFYYEEQDIDS, encoded by the coding sequence ATGAACGGCATTCATTGTAGACTAAATGAGATTCTTGAAGAATTAGATTTGTCATTATATCGAATTGCACTCGATAGTGGTATTCGAAAAAGTACAATCTCTGATCTAGTCAACAATCGAATGAAAGGCATTCGTATGAGCACCCTGTTTGAACTCATTCAGACACTTAATCAATTTGCAACCGAAAAAGGTATTGATAAAAAATACGACGTTGGCGATCTATTTTACTACGAAGAGCAAGATATAGATAGCTAA
- a CDS encoding AimR family lysis-lysogeny pheromone receptor: protein MDIELILLRVGIGLAFYILRGGGRTLTSNTKTKPNINRFGEVLNETIEKYNLVKQDIADFCNVDSSIFSKLKNGGESSFEKILRIVRRICVLTEPSKEKELMLIYIQGIRQPKNIKCAMEYSDTHNQLDESQMLCDKAFKLANWENKLDEFAELYSLRLKRKRNNIALEEWYEEIIKCKPKTDEMKTFRSLLIMLYYHDSGKYHKILDAVTEVRVSIEELETNYLRFSFGMRLNQRLQAVYLHNICDFEKARTLAIESKENPVGRRFVAYANLTIGLSYFHDKTSSNKAIEYLQKSVDIYLEIEEHDIAMTILEKIDFIKIFHGIDISFDTIKHQQNKALWLILNNKQTDGLKILNDLDISKGKNPLREYIKGLATNDVTYFWESLITYINERGDRLYGILPRDQLLKLGEREIAINGYYDTKKVGGRGV, encoded by the coding sequence GTGGATATAGAGCTAATCCTTTTGCGAGTAGGCATAGGATTAGCTTTTTATATTTTAAGGGGGGGGGGACGCACATTGACCTCTAATACAAAAACAAAACCTAACATCAATAGATTTGGAGAAGTGCTCAACGAAACAATCGAAAAATATAATTTAGTGAAACAAGATATAGCTGATTTTTGTAATGTTGATAGCTCGATATTTTCAAAGTTGAAAAATGGAGGGGAGAGTAGTTTTGAGAAAATATTACGCATAGTCAGGCGTATATGTGTTCTAACAGAACCTTCCAAAGAAAAAGAATTGATGTTAATCTATATTCAAGGGATAAGACAACCTAAAAATATCAAATGCGCAATGGAATATTCTGATACACATAATCAACTTGATGAATCCCAAATGTTGTGCGATAAAGCTTTTAAACTAGCTAATTGGGAGAATAAGTTAGATGAATTTGCCGAACTTTACTCCTTAAGGTTAAAAAGGAAAAGAAATAACATTGCTTTAGAAGAGTGGTATGAAGAAATAATAAAATGTAAACCAAAGACCGATGAAATGAAAACATTTAGATCTTTGTTAATAATGCTTTATTACCACGATTCTGGGAAGTATCATAAAATTTTAGATGCTGTTACAGAAGTGAGGGTTTCGATTGAGGAATTAGAAACTAACTACCTAAGGTTCTCTTTTGGAATGAGACTTAATCAACGATTACAGGCTGTATATTTACATAATATCTGTGATTTCGAAAAAGCGAGAACTCTTGCTATTGAGTCAAAAGAGAATCCTGTTGGTAGAAGGTTTGTTGCATACGCTAATTTAACAATTGGATTATCATATTTTCATGATAAAACAAGCTCTAACAAAGCAATTGAGTATTTACAAAAGAGCGTGGACATTTATCTAGAAATTGAGGAACATGATATCGCCATGACTATCCTTGAGAAAATTGATTTTATCAAAATATTTCACGGTATTGATATTTCGTTTGATACAATTAAACATCAACAAAATAAAGCTTTGTGGCTAATTTTAAACAATAAGCAAACAGACGGTTTAAAAATCCTTAATGATTTAGATATTTCAAAAGGAAAGAATCCTTTGCGTGAGTATATAAAAGGGTTAGCTACAAACGATGTAACATATTTTTGGGAATCATTAATTACGTATATCAACGAAAGAGGAGACCGTTTATACGGAATCCTCCCAAGAGACCAACTTCTTAAACTAGGAGAAAGAGAAATAGCAATTAACGGTTATTACGATACTAAAAAGGTAGGTGGACGAGGTGTTTAA
- a CDS encoding helix-turn-helix transcriptional regulator → MLSGDRIRKLRNARGYSLRDMAVILEMTPSHISKIERNERGTSVEMLDVISKHFKVTVDYLMGKVDDPQLTVETKIKIEEETKELYDILEKLPPERRKEIMDKVLTYVKIEHPDL, encoded by the coding sequence GTGTTAAGTGGTGATAGAATAAGAAAACTTCGTAATGCCCGTGGGTATTCATTACGTGATATGGCTGTAATATTAGAGATGACGCCATCACACATTTCAAAAATAGAAAGAAATGAACGTGGCACTTCAGTAGAAATGCTAGATGTTATTTCAAAACATTTTAAAGTGACAGTTGACTATTTGATGGGAAAAGTTGATGACCCTCAATTAACAGTTGAAACAAAAATCAAAATTGAAGAAGAAACGAAAGAATTGTATGACATATTAGAAAAACTTCCCCCAGAACGAAGAAAAGAAATAATGGATAAAGTCTTAACTTATGTAAAAATAGAGCACCCTGATCTATAA
- a CDS encoding helix-turn-helix transcriptional regulator has translation MRNEIAIFRKKKDLTQQQLAEIVGVSVGHICKIENGQKNASLYLLLDIADALDTTVGELIPGIF, from the coding sequence TTGAGAAATGAAATAGCGATTTTTCGAAAAAAAAAGGATTTAACACAACAGCAACTTGCTGAAATTGTAGGGGTTTCAGTTGGTCATATCTGTAAAATTGAAAACGGTCAGAAGAACGCTAGTCTGTATCTACTTTTGGATATAGCTGATGCTTTAGATACAACGGTCGGGGAGTTAATACCTGGCATTTTTTAG
- a CDS encoding YqaI family protein: MQHPSITRTERTGYPQLEEQPKRDIYDEEIFSGERVWLDPNNGNLILKCNLAKYIMEHYDFDLVEG; encoded by the coding sequence ATGCAACATCCATCAATAACAAGAACCGAACGAACAGGCTACCCACAACTTGAAGAACAACCCAAAAGAGACATTTACGATGAAGAAATCTTCTCAGGTGAAAGAGTGTGGCTAGATCCGAACAACGGTAATTTAATCCTTAAATGCAACTTAGCGAAGTACATAATGGAGCACTATGACTTTGACTTAGTGGAGGGGTAG
- a CDS encoding nucleoside triphosphate pyrophosphohydrolase family protein — protein sequence MKENLRLKKQLGFNEYQDLASRTANEELNGPQAMCNYSMGAAGEAGEALDMIKKIVFHDHELNRHELAKELGDQLWYISQLARLINFSLEDIATMNVNKLKARYPEGFSSERSVNRES from the coding sequence ATGAAAGAGAATCTGAGACTTAAAAAACAACTTGGCTTTAACGAATATCAAGATCTTGCTTCAAGAACTGCAAATGAAGAACTAAATGGTCCACAAGCAATGTGTAACTACAGTATGGGAGCAGCAGGCGAAGCAGGAGAGGCGTTAGATATGATCAAGAAAATTGTTTTCCATGATCATGAATTAAATAGACATGAACTTGCTAAAGAGCTTGGAGATCAACTGTGGTACATTTCGCAACTTGCTAGATTGATAAATTTCTCCCTTGAAGATATAGCGACAATGAATGTGAACAAATTGAAAGCTAGATACCCTGAAGGCTTTTCTAGCGAAAGGAGTGTTAATCGTGAATCCTAG
- a CDS encoding host-nuclease inhibitor Gam family protein, giving the protein MNALHEEELENIEEQKQGFSITDIDSLNWAFRKISALKAQQRKITKLADAERERIDQWEEKELRDINNSLQFFETHISKYHANQLAENPKAKTISTPYGKTKARSSSEQIDKVNEDTLLKHVQASNLNDYIKPTLMWGEWKKSLKIVDINGKRVVVDELGQKVEGISIKQADTKFSVEVE; this is encoded by the coding sequence ATGAACGCACTTCATGAAGAAGAGCTTGAAAATATTGAAGAACAAAAACAAGGCTTTTCAATTACTGATATAGATAGCCTTAACTGGGCTTTTAGAAAAATCTCAGCATTAAAAGCGCAGCAAAGAAAAATTACTAAACTAGCAGATGCTGAACGGGAAAGAATTGACCAATGGGAAGAAAAGGAGTTACGAGACATAAATAATAGTCTCCAATTTTTCGAAACTCATATTTCTAAGTATCATGCGAACCAATTAGCTGAAAATCCAAAAGCTAAAACTATTAGTACACCTTACGGCAAAACAAAGGCTCGTAGTTCTAGTGAGCAAATTGACAAAGTTAATGAAGATACCCTTTTAAAGCACGTACAAGCTTCAAATTTGAACGATTATATCAAGCCAACATTAATGTGGGGAGAGTGGAAAAAATCTCTTAAAATCGTAGATATAAATGGTAAGAGGGTTGTTGTTGATGAATTAGGACAAAAAGTTGAGGGAATTTCTATTAAACAAGCAGATACCAAGTTTAGCGTGGAGGTGGAATGA
- a CDS encoding ERF family protein yields MGQQLKERSNLNLHQKLVEVRKSVTYLKKEATGHQFNYVSSSQVLGAIRQKLDELGVLLITEIVDKRLVERETTTNKGKAVITYEISLDLRMTWVNADNPEDRIQIPFFSMGLDTGDNSKAVGKSLTYGEKFFLLKQFNIATDKDDPDAFQERAENYVREEASTDNTNEFLAMADKFADLRNQDRKAVLEALKIKDATKLTKGQIAKHMKTLEAWIEKAKNKAS; encoded by the coding sequence ATGGGACAACAACTAAAAGAAAGATCAAATCTAAACCTGCATCAAAAGTTGGTTGAAGTACGAAAATCCGTCACATACCTCAAAAAAGAAGCTACTGGTCATCAATTTAACTACGTTAGTTCATCTCAAGTATTAGGTGCTATACGTCAAAAACTAGATGAGTTAGGCGTGTTACTTATTACAGAAATTGTTGATAAACGCCTGGTAGAACGAGAAACCACAACAAACAAGGGCAAGGCGGTCATTACCTATGAAATCTCATTAGATTTAAGAATGACTTGGGTCAATGCTGATAATCCAGAAGATAGGATACAGATTCCATTCTTTTCAATGGGATTAGACACAGGGGACAATTCAAAGGCTGTGGGAAAAAGCCTTACGTACGGCGAAAAATTCTTCCTTTTAAAACAATTCAACATAGCAACCGACAAAGATGATCCAGACGCATTTCAGGAACGAGCTGAAAATTATGTCCGTGAAGAAGCTAGTACAGACAATACAAATGAATTTTTAGCAATGGCTGATAAGTTCGCTGATTTGAGAAATCAAGATAGAAAAGCTGTTCTTGAAGCCTTGAAAATAAAGGATGCTACCAAATTAACAAAAGGTCAAA